The following are from one region of the Etheostoma spectabile isolate EspeVRDwgs_2016 chromosome 15, UIUC_Espe_1.0, whole genome shotgun sequence genome:
- the card11 gene encoding LOW QUALITY PROTEIN: caspase recruitment domain-containing protein 11 (The sequence of the model RefSeq protein was modified relative to this genomic sequence to represent the inferred CDS: deleted 2 bases in 1 codon), whose translation MENGTYDDMEALWEKVECKRYELCRTISPAKLTPYLRQCKVLDEQDEDEILNSMLLVSKANRTSRLLDILHTKGERGYVAFLESLEFYYPELYKLVTGKEPTRRFSTIVVEEGHEGLTQFLMNEVMKLQQQSKVKTLQHVELSRKNCTLEDEQKKLRLANQELQAFQQRNNKLREERNTYSDELLRVKDENYKLAMRYATLSEEKNMAVMRSRDLQLEVDQLKHRLNKVEEECKMERRQSLKLKNDIENRPKREQIFELERENEMLKIKLQELQSIIQPGPLPASDKAIVDILEHDRQEALEDRQDLVNRLYNLREEVRQAEELRDKYLEEKEDLELKSSTLQKDCEMYKKRMDTITVQLEEVEKERDQAFRARDEAQHQFSQSLIDKDKYRKHIRELEERSDELHIEMVRKEAKLVTLEARLRRQSKDIALDQSLPRDLPPTIISQAGDFKPLQGQSEWSSDDSPEEKLLSDKPRLKRRPNLKAGNRVKSPVCLPKEVNPEAAQSAVNGGDFLDIQMRTSNGNSISLPPSPSILMSPTYAPFSALSISSSSSCPNPLTFSPVEQSNRPNMLRYRNDSILSTLPEPPEKASLYRREREKEHDFHPRSLSDYDSDNMEMELEDEPYGPPSVHSXXXSSSHQSEGMDSYDLEQVNNIFRKLSLERPFRPSLSSFSRISASLKPVQELTLLGDNLLRDITLVGGNDSGIFISSVQSGSIAEKAGLREGHHLLLLEGCIRDENQSISLDTSTQEEAHWTLQHCSGPVKLHYRANFDSYRRLQRDLAEGPQVSGDSFYIRVNLNISAQSDSCSLSVRCDEVVHVLDTRHQGRCEWLCARVDPYNGSDLAERGTIPSNSRAQQLLLVKIQKLVCRGGRDENESHRSRSNLQPEEVSQSPDPKASPRMSRASIFLTQILQFVSRVDIKYKRMNSNERVRIITSGSTLPRQGFEALRPEDAAEPDSDLSRSLNLIPYSPVTPQRTQRRRPVLFSPSALAKTIIQKILNMGGAMDFNICKPDTLSKDEFHLKQNVEPFIHYKEKHATFECITRENIEAVASKGKHCLLEAELSCVKDLLRREIYPIIIYIKICEKNVKKLRKLPLRVESEEEFVKLCRAKLKELEGIPCLYASLEPEAWAGTDDLIRVIKDRILEEQKKTVWVEQDLL comes from the exons ATGGAAAACGGGACATATGATGACATGGAGGCGCTGTGGGAGAAGGTGGAGTGCAAACGGTACGAACTGTGTCGCACCATCTCCCCGGCAAAGCTCACCCCCTACCTCCGCCAGTGCAAAGTCCTGGATGAACAGGACGAGGATGAGATCCTCAACTCCATGCTGCTGGTCTCCAAAGCAAACCGCACAA GCCGTCTACTTGACATCCTTCACACTAAAGGAGAGCGGGGGTATGTGGCGTTTTTGGAAAGTCTGGAATTTTACTACCCTGAACTGTACAAGCTGGTCACAGGAAAGGAGCCCACGAGACGCTTCTCCACCATCGTAG TGGAGGAGGGTCACGAGGGTCTGACCCAGTTCCTGATGAACGAAGTGatgaagctgcagcagcagtCCAAAGTCAAGACCCTGCAGCATGTGGAGCTCAGCAGGAAGAACTGCACCCTGGAGGACGAGCAGAAGAAGCTACGACTGGCCAATCAGGAGCTTCAGGCCTTCCAACAGA GGAACAATAAGTTGAGAGAGGAAAGAAACACCTACAGCGACGAGCTGCTGAGAGTGAAGGATGAAAACTACAAACTGGCCATGAGGTACGCCACGCTGAGCGAGGAGAAGAACATGGCTGTGATGAGGAGCCGAGACCTGCAGCTAGAG GTTGATCAGCTGAAACACAGGCTGAACAAGGTGGAGGAAGAGTGTAAGATGGAGAGGAGGCAGAGTCTCAAGCTGAAGAATGACATTGAGAACCGGCCGAAGAGAGAGCAGATCTTTGAGCTTGAAAGAGAGAACGAAATGCTGAAGATCAAACTACAGGAGCTACAGTCCATCATACAG CCTGGCCCACTACCTGCATCAGACAAGGCCATTGTTGACATTTTGGAGCATGACAGACAGGAAGCACTCGAAGACAGGCAGGATCTGGTCAACCGCCTCTACAACCTTCGCGAAGAAGTCCGACAGGCAGAGGAACTACGAGATAAG tacctggaggagaaggaggattTGGAGCTGAAATCCTCCACACTGCAGAAGGACTGTGAGATGTATAAGAAACGCATGGACACCATCACCGTACAGCTAGAGGAGGTGGAGAAGGAGAGGGACCAG GCGTTTCGAGCCAGAGACGAGGCCCAGCACCAATTCTCCCAGAGTCTcattgacaaagacaaataTCGCAAGCACATCAGAGAGCTGGAGGAGAGGAGCGACGAACTCCATATCGAGATGGTGCGGAAAGAAGCCAAGCTGGTCACCTTGGAGGCTCGGCTACGACGGCAGTCCAAGGACATTGCTTTGGATCAG AGTTTGCCGAGGGACCTGCCTCCGACCATCATCTCTCAAGCGGGGGACTTTAAACCCCTCCAGGGCCAATCAGAATGGTCCAGTGATGATTCGCCAGAGGAGAAGTTGTTATCTGACAAGCCTCGCCTCAAACGCAGACCCAACCTCAAGGCAGGG aACAGAGTCAAGTCTCCAGTCTGTTTACCCAAAGAAGTCAACCCGGAGGCCGCTCAATCTGCAG TCAACGGAGGAGATTTTCTGGACATCCAGATGCGAACCTCGAACGGCAACAgcatctccctccctccctccccgaGCATCCTGATGTCCCCCACGTATGCACCCTTCTCagctctctccatctcctcctcctcctcctgccccAACCCACTAACCTTCAGTCCGGTGGAACAGTCCAACAGGCCAAATATG CTGCGTTACCGTAACGACAGCATCCTGTCCACACTGCCTGAGCCACCAGAGAAAGCATCCCTTTACcgtagagagagggagaaggaacATGACTTCCACCCTCGCAG CCTCTCGGACTATGATAGTGACAACATGGAAATGGAGTTGG AGGACGAACCGTACGGTCCACCTTCTGTCCACTCC NNNNNNNNTTCCTCGTCGCATCAGTCAGAAGGGATGGACAGTTATGACCTGGAGCAGGTCAACAATATCTTCAGGAAACTCTCTTTGGAGCG gcCGTTCCGTCCGTCTCTGTCCTCCTTCTCTAGGATCAGCGCTTCCCTGAAGCCGGTGCAGGAGCTGACGTTACTAGGCGACAACCTGCTGAGGGACATAACTTTGGTAGGCGGCAACGACAGCGGGATTTTCATCTCTTCTGTCCAATCGGGCTCCATAGCTGAGAAGGCGGGGCTACGAGAGGGCCACCACCTCCTATTG CTTGAGGGCTGCATACGTGACGAGAACCAAAGCATTTCATTGGATACCAGCACTCAGGAAGAAGCCCATTGGACGCTGCAGCACTGTTCTGGACCAGTCAAGTTGCACTATCGAGCCAACTTTGACT CCTATCGTCGTCTTCAGAGGGACTTGGCGGAAGGCCCGCAGGTTTCTGGCGACTCCTTCTACATACGGGTCAACCTCAACATCTCCGCCCAATCAGACAGCTGCTCTCTGAGCGTGCGTTGTGATGAGGTGGTGCACGTGCTGGACACCAGGCACCAGGGCCGCTGTGAGTGGCTCTGCGCACGTGTCGACCCCTACAACGGCTCCGACTTGGCAGAACGGGGCACCATACCCAGCAACTCACG gGCCCAGCAGCTGCTCCTGGTAAAAATTCAGAAGTTAGTGTGTCGAGGCGGGAGAGATGAAAACGAAAGCCATCGCAGTAGG AGCAATTTACAACCAGAAGAAGTCAGCCAGTCACCTGATCCTAAAGCCAGCCCACGCATGTCTAGAGCCAGCATCTTCCTCACTCAAATACTACAG TTTGTCAGCAGGGTGGATATCAAGTACAAGCGAATGAACAGCAATGAGCGTGTGAGGATCATCACTTCAGGCAGTACACTACCCAGACAAGGTTTTGAGGCTCTTAGACCAGAAG ACGCTGCCGAGCCAGACAGTGATCTAAGCAGGAGTTTGAACCTGATTCCCTACAGTCCCGTCACCCCCCAGCGGACCCAGAGAAGAAGACCGGTCCTATTCTCTCCCAGTGCTCTAGCCAAAACCATTATCCAGAAAATACTCAACATGGGGGGAGCCATGGACTTTAATATCTGCAAACCAG aCACGTTGTCCAAAGACGAGTTTCATCTGAAACAGAATGTGGAGCCCTTCATTCACTACAAAGAGAAACACGccacatttgaatgcatcaccCGAGAAAACATAGAGGCTGTCGCTTCTAAG GGCAAACACTGCCTGCTGGAGGCTGAGCTGAGCTGCGTCAAAGACCTTCTGCGGAGAGAAATCTACCCGATCATTATCTACATCAAGATCTGTGAGAAGAACGTCAAGAAGTTACG GAAGTTGCCTCTGCGCGTGGAGTCGGAGGAAGAGTTTGTGAAGTTGTGTCGGGCAAAATTGAAGGAGCTGGAGGGCATTCCCTGCCTCTACGCCAGCCTGGAGCCCGAGGCCTGGGCCGGGACAGACGATCTCATCAGGGTCATCAAAGACCGAATACTGGAGGAGCAGAAGAAGACAGTCTGGGTGGAGCAAGACCTCCTGTAg
- the chst12a gene encoding carbohydrate sulfotransferase 12, with the protein MGTSRMFRVFVVLGSAFMILLIIIYWDDVGASHLYLHTPVSPGPKIPHPPPAHEQPQTSRTPSFLSDIDAFVNQFLEPGTGEPTDPVPADTSNQSEKAEERYIPRREWKIHLTPVAAELRERQEQRRRLLQEMCANDSVVFPGKNRSFDDIPNKELDHLIVDDRHGIIYCYVPKVACSNWKRIMIVLSESLLRDGVPQRDPLAIPRDLVHNNSMHFTFNKFWKRYGKFAKHLMKVKLKKYTKFIFVRDPFVRLISAYRNKFELRNEDFYRRFAQVMLRRYANQPTPPASVDEAFGVGIHPSFSNFIQYLLDPQTEKEMPFNEHWRQVYRLCHPCQIQYDFVGHLETVEEDAEQLIRQLRVDNVVEFPTSHRNLTASSWEADWFSTVPVDARRELYKLYQPDFRLFGYDRPDSILNE; encoded by the exons ATGGGAACGTCCAGGATGTTCCGCGTTTTTGTCGTCCTGGGCTCGGCCTTTATGATCCTTCTCATCATCATTTACTGGGACGACGTCGGAGCCTCTCATCTGTATTTGCACACTCCTGTGTCACCGGGCCCCAAAATCCCACACCCCCCTCCTGCTCATGAGCAGCCTCAGACCTCCCGGACCCCGTCCTTCCTGTCCGACATCGATGCCTTCGTTAACCAGTTCTTAGAGCCGGGAACTGGTGAGCCCACGGACCCCGTCCCCGCTGACACAAGTAACCAATCAGAGAAAGCAGAGGAACGGTATATTCCGCGGCGGGAGTGGAAGATTCACCTGACTCCTGTGGCAGCCGAGCTCCGTGAGAGACAG GAGCAGAGGCGGCGGCTACTTCAGGAGATGTGCGCTAACGACAGCGTGGTGTTTCCTGGCAAAAACCGTTCGTTTGACGACATTCCCAACAAGGAGCTGGATCACCTCATAGTGGACGACAGGCATGGCATCATCTACTGCTATGTTCCCAAG GTAGCGTGTAGCAACTGGAAGCGCATCATGATAGTTCTGAGTGAAAGCCTGCTGCGGGACGGTGTTCCCCAGAGAGACCCGCTGGCCATCCCCAGGGACCTGGTCCACAACAACAGCATGCACTTTACCTTCAACAAGTTCTGGAAGCGTTACGGAAAGTTTGCAAAGCACCTCATGAAG GTGAAGCTGAAGAAGTACACCAAGTTTATTTTTGTGCGGGACCCCTTTGTGCGCCTCATCTCGGCCTACCGGAATAAATTTGAGCTGCGCAACGAGGACTTCTATCGCCGCTTTGCCCAGGTCATGCTGCGCCGCTACGCCAATCAGCCGACGCCTCCCGCCTCTGTGGACGAGGCGTTTGGTGTGGGCATCCATCCCTCCTTCTCCAACTTCATCCAGTACCTCCTGGACCctcagacagagaaggagatgcCTTTTAACGAGCACTGGCGGCAGGTGTATCGGCTTTGCCACCCATGCCAGATTCAGTATGACTTTGTGGGCCACCTGGAGACGGTGGAGGAGGATGCCGAGCAACTAATACGCCAGCTGCGGGTGGACAATGTGGTGGAGTTCCCCACCTCGCACAGGAACCTCACAGCCAGCAGCTGGGAGGCCGATTGGTTCAGCACAGTGCCCGTCGATGCGCGGAGAGAACTCTACAAgctgtatcaacctgacttcagGCTCTTTGGCTATGACAGACCAGACTCTATCCTCAATGAGTGA
- the LOC116703504 gene encoding complement C1q tumor necrosis factor-related protein 6, translating into MLGVLILVSLPSLGALVPPPGAPPVPCRHCCDPLEPEEGSGAQPPTGGFSHAPEVRTYINMTILKGDKGERGDRGTPGKAGQEGPPGSKGPMGSKGTKGQAGLPGDPCKVHYSAFSVGRRKSLHSLESYQALVFDTVFVNLDDHFNMFNGKFLCHVPGIYFFNVNIHTWNFKETYLHIMHNDTEQAIVYAQPSDRSIMQSQSVMLQLELNDEVWVRLYKRERENAVYSDDVDVYITFNGYLIKGSVEGK; encoded by the exons ATGTTGGGTGTCCTCATCCTTGTGTCCCTCCCCTCGCTGGGGGCCCTGGTGCCTCCTCCGGGTGCTCCTCCGGTCCCCTGCAGGCACTGCTGTGATCCCCTGGAGCCAGAAGAGGGCAGCGGAGCCCAGCCTCCCACAGGAGGGTTCAGCCATGCGCCAGAGGTCCGCACCTACATCAACATGACAATCCTCAAAG GTGACAAAGGAGAACGTGGCGACAGAGGAACACCAGGTAAAGCTGGACAAGAAGGCCCCCCAGGCTCTAAAGGTCCCATGGGCTCAAAAGGCACTAAGGGCCAGGCAGGTCTCCCAGGAGACCCCTGCAAAGTCCACTACTCCGCCTTCTCCGTCGGCCGCCGCAAATCCCTCCACAGCCTGGAGTCCTACCAGGCGCTTGTGTTTGACACAGTCTTCGTCAACCTTGACGACCACTTTAACATGTTCAATGGGAAGTTCCTCTGCCACGTCCCGGGGATCTACTTCTTCAATGTCAACATCCACACGTGGAACTTCAAAGAGACTTATCTACACATCATGCACAACGACACCGAGCAAGCCATTGTGTACGCCCAGCCCAGCGACCGCTCCATCATGCAGAGTCAGAGCGTGATGCTGCAGCTGGAGCTAAATGACGAGGTGTGGGTCCGCCTGTacaagagggagagggagaacgCAGTTTACAGTGATGATGTAGATGTCTATATCACCTTCAATGGATACCTCATCAAAGGCAGCGTGGAGGGAAAGTGA